One genomic segment of Agromyces intestinalis includes these proteins:
- a CDS encoding TIGR01777 family oxidoreductase, which produces MRVLVAGASGFIGTALVDRLRAEGHEITRLVRRRAESADEASWSPASGIIDFTVMDRADAVVNLSGASLARLPWTKRWRGEILSSRIGATRTLTDAMRKARTPPAVFVSGSAVGYYGDRPGELLTEESPGGDGFLAEVVERWERAARLAPAETRTVSIRSGIVVGDGGAMKRIATLTAFGLAGRLGTGGQHWPWISLEDETRAIAHLLDSSIEGPVNLVGPVPATADRVVTAMAERMHRPHAVNVSERVLEATLGVAAEELLLASQKVRPDRLLADGFAFEHPTVEDAIDAMLSARRVRD; this is translated from the coding sequence GTGCGAGTGCTCGTCGCCGGGGCATCCGGCTTCATCGGCACCGCCCTCGTCGACCGGTTGCGCGCCGAGGGTCACGAGATCACCCGGCTGGTGCGCCGTCGCGCCGAGTCGGCCGACGAGGCGAGCTGGTCGCCCGCGTCGGGCATCATCGACTTCACCGTGATGGACCGGGCGGACGCCGTCGTCAACCTGTCGGGCGCCTCGCTCGCCCGCCTGCCGTGGACCAAACGCTGGCGCGGCGAGATCTTGTCGTCGCGCATCGGCGCGACCCGCACGCTCACCGACGCCATGCGCAAGGCTCGCACGCCACCGGCGGTGTTCGTGAGCGGATCGGCGGTCGGGTATTACGGCGACCGGCCGGGCGAACTGCTCACCGAGGAGTCGCCGGGCGGCGACGGGTTCCTCGCCGAGGTCGTCGAACGGTGGGAGCGCGCAGCCCGGCTCGCACCCGCCGAGACGCGCACCGTCAGCATCCGGAGCGGCATCGTGGTCGGCGACGGCGGTGCGATGAAGCGCATCGCGACGCTCACCGCGTTCGGGCTCGCCGGACGACTCGGCACCGGCGGGCAGCACTGGCCCTGGATCTCGCTCGAGGACGAGACGCGGGCGATCGCGCACCTGCTCGACTCGTCGATCGAGGGGCCGGTCAACCTGGTCGGCCCGGTGCCGGCCACGGCCGACCGGGTGGTCACGGCGATGGCCGAGCGGATGCATCGGCCGCACGCCGTGAACGTCTCCGAGCGGGTGCTCGAGGCGACCCTCGGGGTCGCGGCGGAGGAGCTGCTGCTCGCGAGTCAGAAGGTGCGGCCCGATCGCCTGCTCGCCGACGGTTTCGCATTCGAGCATCCGACCGTGGAGGACGCGATCGACGCCATGCTCAGCGCTCGGCGCGTTCGAGACTGA
- a CDS encoding type IV toxin-antitoxin system AbiEi family antitoxin domain-containing protein translates to MPVEPHLVHQACADLGGVVSARELDSFGIDRRSLARAVRTGDLVRIRPGTYVTPEAEPDLVTALLHGGAVGCVSRLRLAGVWVLGAHPETHVAMRPTGRRRPHPACRCVQHWNDVSSSAGLVSIVDALRQVLGCLGAEEFFVCLESAMRRRLIDRRGLDRLSSGLPAEHRWLTEFARWNADSGLESLLRLRLRRYGIDVQSQVEVPGVGRVDFVVGDRLILEVDGRSNHESPQHRHKDLRRDALAAALGFETLRFDYALVVHEWGIVEAAILARVDRGLHLSRGLGRL, encoded by the coding sequence ATGCCCGTTGAACCGCATCTCGTGCACCAGGCTTGCGCCGACCTCGGCGGCGTCGTTTCGGCTCGCGAGCTCGATTCGTTCGGCATCGATCGTCGCTCGCTGGCTCGGGCGGTGCGCACCGGCGACCTCGTCCGCATCCGACCCGGCACCTACGTCACGCCCGAGGCCGAACCCGACCTCGTCACCGCCCTGCTCCACGGCGGCGCAGTCGGGTGCGTCTCACGGCTGCGCCTAGCCGGGGTGTGGGTGCTCGGGGCGCATCCCGAGACCCATGTTGCGATGCGCCCGACGGGCCGTCGACGCCCGCACCCGGCATGCCGCTGCGTGCAGCATTGGAACGACGTCTCCTCGTCGGCGGGTCTCGTGTCGATCGTCGACGCGCTCCGGCAGGTGCTCGGATGCCTCGGTGCAGAGGAGTTCTTCGTCTGCCTCGAGTCGGCGATGCGCCGACGGCTGATCGATCGGCGCGGCCTCGACCGCCTGAGCTCGGGGCTGCCGGCCGAGCATCGCTGGCTCACGGAGTTCGCGAGGTGGAACGCCGACAGCGGGCTCGAATCGCTGCTGCGGCTTCGGCTGCGGCGGTACGGCATCGACGTGCAGAGCCAGGTGGAGGTGCCGGGCGTCGGAAGGGTCGACTTCGTCGTGGGCGACCGGCTCATCCTCGAAGTGGACGGTCGATCCAATCACGAGTCGCCGCAGCACCGGCACAAGGACCTGCGTCGCGACGCGCTCGCGGCAGCGCTCGGGTTCGAGACCCTGCGGTTCGATTACGCGCTCGTCGTGCACGAATGGGGGATCGTCGAAGCGGCCATCCTCGCTCGGGTCGATCGCGGCCTCCACCTCTCGCGGGGCCTCGGCCGGCTATGA
- a CDS encoding dihydrofolate reductase — protein MARIGLIWVQANGGVIGAGGTMPWHLPEDLAHFREVTDGCPVVMGRRTWESLPPRFRPLPGRRNLVVTRQADWSAEGAERAGSVDEALAFAASGRPDDAWTWVIGGAEVYRQTIDRADRLEVTEIDLDVPGDAHAPAIGADWRLEASGPWLTSRTALRYRFTTRTRA, from the coding sequence GTGGCGCGCATCGGCCTGATCTGGGTGCAGGCGAATGGGGGAGTGATCGGCGCGGGCGGCACTATGCCGTGGCACCTGCCCGAAGACCTGGCGCACTTCCGCGAGGTCACCGACGGATGCCCCGTCGTCATGGGCCGGCGCACCTGGGAGTCGTTGCCGCCACGTTTCCGCCCCCTGCCGGGCCGGCGCAACCTCGTCGTCACGCGGCAGGCCGACTGGTCGGCCGAGGGTGCCGAGCGGGCGGGTTCGGTCGACGAGGCGCTCGCGTTCGCCGCGTCGGGCCGGCCCGATGACGCGTGGACCTGGGTCATCGGCGGCGCCGAGGTCTACCGGCAGACGATCGACCGGGCCGACCGGCTCGAGGTCACCGAGATCGACCTCGATGTCCCCGGTGACGCGCACGCGCCGGCCATCGGCGCCGACTGGCGGCTCGAGGCATCCGGTCCGTGGCTGACCTCCCGAACCGCCCTCCGGTACCGCTTCACCACCCGCACCCGCGCCTGA
- a CDS encoding thymidylate synthase, whose protein sequence is MTDPRRTIEVVSQPIPTPYEDLLRDTLAHGTHKSDRTGTGTTSVFGRQLRFDLAESFPLITTKRVHFKSVAVELLWFLRGDSNVGWLHEHGVTIWDEWADASGELGPVYGVQWRSWPTPSGEQIDQISQVIDDIRRTPDSRRLIVSAWNPADIPDMALAPCHALFQFYVADGKLSCQLYQRSADLFLGVPFNIASYALLTLMVAQQTGLEPGEFVWTGGDCHIYDNHREQVAEQLTRDPYPYPTLRFRRKPASIFDYEVDDFELVDYVHHPAIRAAVAV, encoded by the coding sequence ATGACGGACCCGCGGCGTACCATCGAGGTCGTGAGCCAGCCGATCCCGACCCCGTACGAAGACCTGCTGCGAGACACGCTCGCGCACGGCACGCACAAGTCCGATCGCACCGGCACCGGCACGACCAGCGTGTTCGGGCGGCAGCTGCGGTTCGACCTCGCCGAGTCGTTCCCGCTCATCACGACCAAGCGCGTGCACTTCAAGTCGGTCGCGGTCGAACTGCTCTGGTTCCTCCGCGGCGACTCGAACGTCGGCTGGCTGCACGAGCACGGCGTCACCATCTGGGACGAATGGGCGGATGCCTCGGGCGAGCTCGGCCCCGTCTACGGCGTGCAGTGGCGATCCTGGCCGACGCCGTCGGGTGAGCAGATCGACCAGATCTCGCAGGTGATCGACGACATCCGCCGCACCCCCGACTCGCGCCGACTCATCGTGTCGGCGTGGAACCCCGCCGACATCCCCGACATGGCGCTCGCACCGTGCCACGCGCTGTTCCAGTTCTACGTCGCCGACGGCAAGCTCAGCTGTCAGCTGTACCAGCGCAGCGCCGACCTGTTCCTCGGCGTGCCGTTCAACATCGCGTCCTACGCGCTGTTGACGCTCATGGTGGCGCAGCAGACAGGGCTCGAGCCCGGCGAGTTCGTCTGGACGGGCGGCGACTGCCACATCTACGACAACCACCGCGAGCAGGTTGCCGAGCAGCTCACCCGCGATCCGTACCCGTACCCGACGCTGCGCTTCCGGCGGAAGCCGGCGTCGATCTTCGACTACGAGGTCGACGACTTCGAGCTCGTCGACTACGTGCACCACCCGGCGATCCGCGCCGCGGTCGCGGTCTGA
- a CDS encoding histidine phosphatase family protein: MTHHLYLVRHGEQLDAEHGVADGPLSPRGRRQAELVAERLGGIPFDAAWHSPLQRATETAKIIAAKMPALEPQPSSLLFDCVPSGPAPETPSAYDPFFKSFTEAEFEAGKAQMTDAVAEFLRSYREDRHELLITHNFVIGWFVREVLGAPDWRWVSINQANCGLTVLSQKPGRPWSLVTHNDLAHLPAELRTGLPEGYAV, from the coding sequence GTGACCCACCACCTCTACCTCGTCCGCCACGGCGAGCAGCTCGACGCCGAGCACGGCGTGGCCGACGGGCCCCTCTCCCCGCGCGGGCGTCGGCAGGCCGAGCTCGTCGCCGAGCGACTCGGCGGCATCCCCTTCGACGCCGCCTGGCATTCGCCGCTGCAGCGGGCGACCGAGACGGCGAAGATCATCGCGGCGAAGATGCCGGCGCTCGAGCCCCAGCCGTCGTCGTTGCTGTTCGACTGCGTGCCGTCGGGCCCCGCCCCCGAGACGCCGTCGGCCTACGACCCGTTCTTCAAGTCCTTCACCGAGGCCGAGTTCGAGGCCGGCAAAGCGCAGATGACCGACGCGGTCGCCGAGTTCCTGCGCTCGTACCGCGAAGACCGGCACGAGCTGCTCATCACCCACAACTTCGTGATCGGATGGTTCGTGCGCGAGGTGCTGGGCGCCCCCGACTGGCGGTGGGTGTCGATCAACCAGGCCAACTGCGGGCTCACGGTGCTCAGCCAGAAGCCCGGCCGTCCGTGGAGCCTCGTGACCCACAACGACCTCGCGCATCTGCCGGCCGAGCTGCGCACCGGATTGCCCGAGGGCTACGCCGTCTGA
- a CDS encoding thioredoxin family protein, translated as MEWPVALAVAAALVAFAMGLGLLARRSSGRVRVASSGGPDASGRASAAELLGLGPDRLGSAATLVQFSTEYCSRCPATARQLADLADGYGAEGAVRHLDIDLTRDAATADRFAVTQTPTVLVLDGAGASVARIGGPPRATELRDLLDTLTRSTHVS; from the coding sequence ATGGAATGGCCGGTCGCGCTCGCGGTCGCGGCAGCGCTCGTCGCGTTCGCGATGGGTCTCGGCCTGCTCGCGCGCCGCAGTTCGGGTCGGGTGCGCGTCGCCTCGAGCGGAGGGCCGGATGCCTCGGGCCGCGCGTCGGCGGCCGAGCTGCTCGGTCTCGGGCCCGACCGCCTCGGCTCGGCGGCGACGCTCGTGCAGTTCTCGACCGAGTACTGCAGCCGGTGCCCGGCGACCGCGCGGCAGCTCGCCGATCTCGCCGACGGGTACGGCGCCGAGGGCGCGGTGCGCCACCTCGACATCGACCTGACCCGCGATGCTGCCACCGCCGACCGATTCGCCGTCACCCAGACCCCGACGGTGCTCGTGCTCGACGGCGCCGGCGCGTCGGTGGCGCGCATCGGCGGCCCGCCGCGCGCGACCGAACTCCGCGACCTGCTCGACACCCTCACGAGGAGTACCCATGTCAGCTGA
- a CDS encoding GNAT family N-acetyltransferase, producing MLQYREAMPTDPDAHELLVGYFAERAAGFPAAQGEYRPTFPVDAAFTPPAGVFLLVEQTDASGPATPVGCGGVRRIEPGPDGAVRYEVKHLWLRPAARGGGEGRRLLVELERRAAGFGADEIVLDTNASLEAAGGLYRSSGYVSVEPYNDNPNADLWLRKPVG from the coding sequence GTGCTGCAGTACCGCGAGGCCATGCCGACCGATCCCGACGCCCACGAGCTGCTCGTCGGCTACTTCGCCGAACGTGCGGCGGGGTTCCCCGCCGCCCAGGGCGAGTATCGGCCGACCTTCCCGGTCGATGCGGCATTCACTCCCCCGGCGGGCGTGTTCCTGCTCGTCGAGCAGACGGATGCCTCGGGCCCGGCGACGCCGGTCGGGTGCGGCGGCGTCCGCCGCATCGAACCCGGTCCCGACGGTGCGGTGCGGTACGAGGTGAAGCACCTCTGGCTGCGGCCCGCGGCGCGCGGCGGCGGCGAGGGTCGGCGGCTGCTCGTCGAGCTCGAGCGGCGCGCGGCGGGCTTCGGCGCCGACGAGATCGTGCTCGACACGAACGCGAGCCTCGAGGCCGCCGGCGGCCTCTACCGGTCGAGCGGGTACGTGTCGGTCGAGCCGTACAACGACAACCCCAACGCTGATCTCTGGTTACGAAAGCCGGTCGGCTGA
- the dapB gene encoding 4-hydroxy-tetrahydrodipicolinate reductase, with product MTIRVAVAGATGRMGRLALRLVEEADDLDLHAGLDSRSALTDLDGADVVLDVTHPAASEGIVRHAVAQGIPVVVGTSGWSADRITGIQAYRREFEAPGAVVFVPNFSVGSVLGTALAAYAARFFDSIEIVEAHHAGKVDSPSGTAVRTAEVIADARGDLPVVAPHADQRARGQLVAGIPVHSLRLAGLSAEQRVVLGGEGETLTIAHSTISPAAYEQGILLALRRAPEAEGVVVGLDALLGIAMPGADAS from the coding sequence GTGACGATTCGGGTCGCCGTGGCCGGTGCCACGGGCAGGATGGGCAGGCTGGCACTCCGACTGGTGGAGGAGGCCGACGATCTCGACCTCCACGCCGGGCTCGACTCGAGGTCGGCGCTCACCGACCTCGACGGCGCCGACGTCGTGCTCGACGTCACGCACCCGGCCGCGAGCGAGGGCATCGTGCGCCACGCCGTCGCGCAGGGCATCCCGGTGGTCGTCGGCACCTCGGGCTGGTCGGCCGACCGCATCACCGGCATCCAGGCGTACCGGCGCGAGTTCGAAGCGCCCGGTGCCGTCGTGTTCGTGCCGAACTTCTCGGTCGGCAGTGTGCTCGGCACCGCGCTCGCCGCGTACGCCGCCCGGTTCTTCGACTCCATCGAGATCGTCGAGGCGCACCACGCCGGCAAGGTCGACTCGCCCTCGGGCACGGCGGTGCGCACCGCCGAGGTGATCGCCGACGCGCGCGGCGATCTGCCCGTCGTGGCACCGCACGCCGACCAGCGCGCCCGCGGCCAGCTCGTGGCCGGCATCCCCGTGCACAGCCTGCGGCTGGCCGGTCTCTCGGCCGAGCAGCGGGTCGTGCTCGGCGGCGAGGGCGAGACGCTCACCATCGCGCACTCGACGATCTCGCCGGCCGCGTACGAGCAGGGCATCCTGCTCGCCCTGCGCCGCGCACCCGAGGCCGAGGGCGTGGTGGTGGGGCTCGACGCCCTGCTCGGCATCGCCATGCCCGGAGCCGACGCGTCGTGA
- a CDS encoding M16 family metallopeptidase → MNSAVDLPLGAAELTFEASGDALVRRSVLPSGVRVLTERVPGSRSATIGFWIAVGSRDEHPASAGLPATYGSTHFLEHLLFKGTRTRTALDIAVSFDAVGGEHNALTAKEYTCYYAKVQDKDLPMAVEVLADMLTSSLLDPVEFENERGVILEELSMAGDDPADVANERFFEAVLGDHPLGRPIGGDADTIRAATRDGVWQHYLANYRPRDLVVTVAGAVDHDRVVDALGSALVAGGWDLDTPAAPVDRRATVPALLGGTGRLTVVERPNEQVNLLLGVPGMLATDDRRATLSMLNAIFGSGMSSRLFQQVRERRGLAYAVYSFAPGYSDAGLFGMYAGCAPAKAPAVAALMRAELERVATDGVTDEELVRAAGQLGGASALALEDSDTRMSRLGRAELTLGEFADLDEALRRIALVTVDDVRVLAADLASRPFSLVAVGATDEAAFRGVVDEAPPSTDVA, encoded by the coding sequence ATGAACAGCGCGGTCGACCTTCCTCTCGGTGCGGCCGAGCTGACCTTCGAGGCGTCGGGCGACGCGCTGGTGCGCCGCTCGGTGCTGCCGTCGGGCGTGCGCGTGCTCACCGAGCGCGTACCGGGCAGCCGCAGCGCCACCATCGGGTTCTGGATCGCCGTCGGCTCGCGCGACGAACACCCCGCCTCGGCCGGACTGCCGGCGACGTACGGTTCGACCCACTTCCTCGAGCACCTGCTGTTCAAGGGCACGCGAACCCGCACCGCGCTCGACATCGCGGTGTCGTTCGACGCGGTCGGCGGCGAGCACAACGCGCTCACCGCCAAGGAGTACACCTGCTACTACGCGAAGGTGCAAGACAAAGACCTCCCGATGGCGGTCGAGGTGCTCGCCGACATGCTGACGTCGTCGCTGCTCGACCCGGTCGAGTTCGAGAACGAGCGCGGCGTCATCCTCGAGGAGCTCTCGATGGCCGGCGACGACCCGGCTGATGTCGCGAACGAGCGGTTCTTCGAGGCCGTGCTCGGCGACCATCCGCTCGGCCGGCCGATCGGCGGCGACGCCGACACCATCCGGGCGGCGACCCGTGACGGGGTCTGGCAGCACTACCTGGCCAACTACCGGCCCCGCGACCTCGTCGTCACCGTCGCCGGTGCGGTCGACCACGACCGGGTCGTCGACGCCCTCGGCAGCGCCCTCGTCGCGGGCGGCTGGGATCTCGACACCCCGGCCGCGCCCGTCGACCGCCGGGCGACCGTGCCCGCCCTGCTCGGCGGCACGGGCCGCCTCACGGTCGTCGAACGCCCCAACGAGCAGGTCAACCTGCTGCTGGGGGTGCCCGGCATGCTCGCCACCGACGATCGGCGCGCGACGCTCAGCATGCTGAACGCGATCTTCGGCTCCGGCATGAGCTCCCGCCTGTTCCAGCAGGTCCGCGAGCGGCGTGGCCTCGCGTACGCCGTCTATTCGTTCGCCCCCGGCTACTCCGACGCCGGACTGTTCGGCATGTACGCCGGCTGCGCGCCGGCGAAGGCGCCCGCCGTGGCGGCGCTCATGCGCGCCGAGCTCGAGCGGGTCGCGACCGACGGCGTCACCGACGAGGAACTCGTGCGCGCCGCGGGCCAACTGGGCGGCGCCAGCGCGCTCGCCCTCGAAGACTCCGACACCAGGATGTCGCGGCTCGGCCGCGCCGAGCTGACGCTCGGCGAGTTCGCCGACCTCGACGAAGCGCTGCGGCGCATCGCACTCGTCACCGTCGACGACGTGCGCGTGCTCGCGGCCGACCTGGCGTCGCGGCCGTTCTCGCTGGTCGCCGTCGGCGCGACCGACGAGGCGGCCTTCCGCGGTGTGGTCGACGAGGCCCCACCGAGCACGGATGTCGCCTGA
- a CDS encoding aldo/keto reductase: MARHLGSRTQAATVVETTFIERGAASIERAEPVSSETRTPATRSIESNLLSGPITVPSPVALGDTGAEVHPLGLGGSLFGWTLGTEDSERVLDRFVGSGGSLVDTADSYAAGRSESIIGRWMASRHARDRVIITTKVGRGPEHPGLRPDAIVAAVDESLARLRTDRIDLLMLHGEDPATPLEESLGAVGALIEAGKVRALGAADLSPERLIEARVLAANGLPRLQALTTEYSLMRRRGFEGATELVAHAQALAVLPYFALANGFLGGNVRRRSDAPRDARGARMLTHLGRRGHRVLAALDDIAFRRGCEPATVALAWLLARPTVVAPIVGVSRPEQVDAVLAAASILLARSEIVELDRASA; this comes from the coding sequence GTGGCACGGCACCTGGGCTCGAGAACCCAGGCCGCGACCGTCGTCGAGACGACGTTCATCGAACGAGGCGCGGCCTCGATCGAACGGGCCGAGCCCGTGTCCTCCGAAACGAGGACACCCGCCACTCGATCCATCGAATCCAACCTCCTGTCGGGCCCGATCACGGTTCCCAGCCCGGTCGCACTCGGCGACACCGGCGCCGAGGTGCACCCGTTGGGCCTCGGCGGCAGCCTGTTCGGGTGGACCCTCGGCACCGAGGACTCCGAGCGCGTGCTCGACCGGTTCGTCGGCAGCGGCGGCAGCCTCGTCGACACTGCCGACAGTTACGCCGCCGGCCGCAGCGAGTCGATCATCGGGCGGTGGATGGCCTCGCGCCACGCGCGCGATCGCGTGATCATCACGACCAAGGTCGGGCGCGGCCCCGAGCACCCCGGCCTTCGCCCCGACGCGATCGTCGCTGCCGTCGACGAGTCGCTCGCACGTCTGCGCACCGACCGCATCGATCTGCTGATGCTCCACGGTGAAGACCCGGCGACCCCGCTGGAAGAGAGCCTCGGCGCGGTCGGCGCACTCATCGAGGCGGGCAAGGTGCGCGCGCTCGGCGCGGCCGACCTCTCGCCCGAGCGTCTCATCGAGGCACGCGTTCTCGCCGCGAACGGGCTGCCACGACTGCAGGCGCTCACCACCGAGTACAGCCTGATGCGTCGGCGCGGCTTCGAGGGCGCAACCGAGCTGGTGGCGCACGCGCAGGCGCTCGCGGTGCTGCCGTACTTCGCGCTCGCGAACGGGTTCCTCGGCGGGAATGTGCGGCGCCGGTCGGACGCGCCGCGCGACGCCCGCGGGGCGCGCATGCTCACCCACCTCGGCCGGCGCGGCCACCGGGTGCTCGCAGCCCTCGACGACATCGCGTTCCGGCGGGGATGCGAGCCCGCGACCGTCGCTCTGGCGTGGCTGCTCGCGCGCCCCACCGTCGTGGCGCCGATCGTCGGGGTGAGCCGACCCGAGCAGGTCGACGCCGTGCTGGCGGCCGCGTCGATCCTGCTGGCCAGGAGCGAGATCGTCGAACTGGACCGCGCCTCGGCGTGA
- the dapA gene encoding 4-hydroxy-tetrahydrodipicolinate synthase produces the protein MTQDNPFGQVLVALVTPMTADGEVDWPGVEKHIDDVISAGADGIVVTGTTGETSTLTDPEKIRLVEVGKDVAAGRAKIITGGGSNETAHAIELYKHSEQVGADGIMIVTPYYNKPTQAGILTHFRLVADATDLPVILYDIPGRTGVPITYETILRLAKHPNILAIKDAKGDFSEVSRVLNQTDLMYFSGADENILPHLAIGATGLIGVTANIAPAPYRVIVDAVNRGDLAAATAAHRQLEPLVRAVMTHVPGTVAAKYILHGLGRIGSPRVRLPLVGPEEWEAALIEDEIDHVTGVPGVDFRNFRPDRNAAAGGALPKVAGTTR, from the coding sequence GTGACTCAGGACAACCCCTTCGGACAGGTGCTCGTCGCGCTCGTCACGCCGATGACGGCGGACGGCGAGGTCGATTGGCCCGGGGTCGAGAAGCACATCGACGATGTCATCTCGGCAGGCGCCGACGGCATCGTCGTCACGGGCACCACGGGTGAGACGTCGACCCTCACCGATCCCGAGAAGATCCGCCTCGTCGAGGTCGGCAAAGACGTCGCGGCCGGCCGCGCGAAGATCATCACGGGCGGCGGCTCGAACGAGACCGCGCACGCCATCGAGCTGTACAAGCACTCCGAGCAGGTCGGCGCCGACGGCATCATGATCGTGACGCCGTACTACAACAAGCCCACCCAGGCGGGCATCCTCACGCATTTCCGGCTCGTCGCCGACGCCACCGACCTGCCGGTCATCCTGTACGACATCCCCGGCCGCACGGGCGTGCCGATCACGTACGAGACGATTCTGCGGCTCGCGAAGCACCCGAACATCCTCGCCATCAAGGACGCGAAGGGCGACTTCAGCGAGGTCAGCCGGGTGCTCAATCAGACCGACCTGATGTACTTCTCGGGCGCTGACGAGAACATCCTGCCGCACCTCGCGATCGGCGCGACGGGGCTCATCGGCGTGACCGCGAACATCGCACCGGCGCCCTACCGCGTGATCGTCGACGCGGTGAACCGCGGCGATCTCGCCGCGGCGACTGCGGCGCACCGGCAGCTCGAACCGCTCGTGCGCGCCGTCATGACGCACGTGCCCGGCACCGTCGCGGCGAAGTACATCCTGCACGGCCTCGGCCGCATCGGCAGCCCGCGTGTACGCCTGCCGCTCGTCGGCCCCGAGGAGTGGGAGGCCGCCCTCATCGAGGACGAGATCGACCACGTCACGGGCGTGCCCGGCGTCGACTTCCGCAACTTCCGGCCCGACCGCAATGCCGCAGCGGGCGGCGCGCTGCCGAAGGTGGCCGGCACCACGCGCTGA
- a CDS encoding OsmC family peroxiredoxin, with amino-acid sequence MAITSESTTVWAGGLIDGSGTVALDSSGQGEFPVNWKARSEGAASTTTPEELLAAAHSSCFSMALSFALANAGHAPERIQTTAAVTFEAGKGVLGSHLLVSARVPGLSEAEFEAFADDAKANCPISQALAGIPITIEAELA; translated from the coding sequence ATGGCCATCACGAGTGAATCGACCACCGTCTGGGCAGGCGGGCTGATCGACGGATCGGGCACCGTCGCGCTCGACTCGTCGGGGCAGGGCGAGTTCCCCGTGAACTGGAAGGCGCGCTCCGAGGGCGCCGCGTCGACGACGACCCCCGAAGAGTTGCTCGCGGCCGCGCACTCCTCGTGCTTCTCGATGGCGCTGTCGTTCGCGCTCGCGAACGCGGGTCATGCCCCCGAGCGCATTCAGACCACCGCGGCCGTGACCTTCGAGGCCGGCAAGGGCGTGCTCGGCAGCCACCTGCTCGTGAGCGCGCGCGTGCCGGGACTCAGCGAGGCCGAGTTCGAGGCGTTCGCCGACGACGCGAAGGCCAACTGCCCCATCTCGCAGGCGCTGGCCGGCATTCCGATCACGATCGAAGCCGAGCTCGCCTGA
- a CDS encoding DUF4395 domain-containing protein — translation MSAESARPAGIDPRGPRFTAAITAALLLVVVVLGVAGLALAAWILLAVIAAVFAWSALAGVARNPFGAIFRRFVRPRLAPPAELEDPRPPTFAQGVGFAVTVVGVVLGAFGLSAAVPIAAGLAFVAAFLNAAFGYCLGCQIYLLLVRARVIRAA, via the coding sequence ATGTCAGCTGAATCCGCCCGCCCCGCCGGCATCGACCCCCGCGGCCCGCGTTTCACGGCCGCGATCACCGCCGCCCTGCTGCTCGTCGTCGTCGTGCTCGGCGTCGCGGGCCTTGCGCTGGCGGCCTGGATCCTGCTCGCCGTCATCGCCGCCGTGTTCGCGTGGAGCGCCCTGGCCGGCGTCGCGCGCAACCCGTTCGGCGCGATCTTCCGACGCTTCGTGCGCCCGCGGCTCGCGCCCCCCGCCGAACTCGAGGATCCGCGCCCGCCGACCTTCGCGCAGGGCGTCGGTTTCGCGGTCACCGTCGTCGGAGTCGTCCTCGGGGCGTTCGGGCTTTCGGCGGCCGTGCCGATCGCGGCCGGCCTGGCGTTCGTCGCCGCATTCTTGAACGCGGCGTTCGGCTACTGCCTCGGATGCCAGATCTACCTGCTGCTCGTTCGTGCCCGGGTGATCCGCGCCGCCTGA